Part of the Prunus dulcis chromosome 8, ALMONDv2, whole genome shotgun sequence genome is shown below.
CCATGGCATAAAAGTTTGAGACCAAAACATAAATTCCCAAGTCATCCGGTTTCAACTCGAGGACCTTCTTTGCTGCGACCTCTCCAATGGACAACTTCCTATGGTTGTGGCAACCTGCTAGGAGGGCAACCCAAACAGTAATGCCAGGTTCAGTATTCATAGAATCTATTAGCTCATAAGCTTCTTCGACTCGTCTGGCACGAGCCAATAGGTCAACCATACAGGCAAAATGTTTCTCCCCCGGAGGGATCTTGTACTTAttaaccatgatatcaaaccAATGCCGGCCTTCTCCAACGAGACCCGAGTGACTGAAGGctgaaagaagagaagcaaaAGTAGCATGATCAGGTTTTACGTTCGTCTCCGTCATCTGGAGGAAGAGTGCTAGAGCTTCCTCTCCATGCCCATGAATCCCATAGCTTGCAATCATGGCATTCCAAGAGATCAAGTCTCTGGAAACAATCTGATCGAATAAAGCACGAGCATAAGAAAGGGATCCACATTTAGAATACATGTCAATGAGTGCAGTACCCAAAACCTCATCAAAATCAagcattttcaaaatatatgCATGTGTGGATTTACCCAATTTCAAAAATCCAACTTGTGAACATGCTAGAAGTGCGCACACAAGAGACACTGAGTCGGGTTCAAATCCGCTGCCCTGCATCTCTACCAACATTTCAAGTGCATGCCCTGCAAAACCATTTTGAGCAAAGCCAGAAATCAAAGCACCCCAAGAAATGGCATTCTTGTAAGGCATCTTATTGAACACACAAGAAGCTAGCTCCAAATGTCCACTCTTAGCATACATATGCACAAGGCTGGTTTGAACCATAACATCCATAGGAAGACCTGTCCGAATCATAAACCCGTGAACAGAGAGACCCAACCTCAAGTCCCCAAGACTTGCACAAGCCTGCACTAACCCCATCAGCACAACCCCATCAAATTCCATTCCCTCATTTTGCATTCTCTTATACATATCAACTGCTTCCATTGGCCTTCCACTCTGCACAAACCCTGTTACCATTGTTGTCCAACAAACAAGGTCCCTTCTAGGCATCTTATTGAAAACCACCACTGCTTCATCCATCTTCCCACACTTGGCGTACAAATTCAAAACAGATGAACCCACAAACACATCATATTCGTATCCGCAATTTACCGCTTTAGACCATATTTCTTCACCAGTTTTCAAGTCCAATGTGCTTGCACATGCCTTAAGGGCAACAGTGAAAGTCGAGCTATCAGGTCTAACTCTATCTAATATCATCTGATGATATAAACTTACGACTTCAGATGGGCAATATTGACGAGAATACGCGATTATCATGGCATTCCATGCATGTATACCTCTTTGAGACAATTTATCGAACACCTTACGGGCTGACACAATATCTCCAATTCGTGCATACGTTGCTATAAGTCGGGCATTGGAGTTTCCATGAGTAATGGTACCCGTCAATATCATAAGAGCATGAATTTTAGCTGTGGATGCTTTATCTTTGCAGGATAAGAGGAGAGATCTCAGGCGGCTTGGGCATGGAAGCAACTGCATCTATGCATGGGAAGCCCAGAGCTTCGACTCTGTAACCCACAAAGGTTTCTGTTTATAGCCGTTGCAAAAGGAGGGAAAATAAAGactttgtttatataattatttccaaatatatttttcccAGTTCTTTGTGATGTAAGATGTCAAAATGAGTATTATGATAATTATACTCCGACACTCACCCATCTTCaatattcttttgtttttaatttttataaaataccAACATAAGTGAAGTTCAttcatgaatttattattaGGTTTCAATTTCGAAATCCATATAGAATGTCACACTTTGAATCGaacaaaatatcaattttGTCTAGTGATATTTCTCTTCATTGAAACATGCCTTATTTATGGGCTTACATGTGAAAAGCCCAATTCGATAACTCTGTTAATCAATGTGAAGAAAAATCTTAACTCTTAATTATAGtattttccaaaaaagaaaaaagaaaaaagattataGTATTTTAGAGCTAAGGTTCATGAGCATATATTGAATTTGTATTAgttattttttccttctttcttttgtatcAATTGGGGCATGAAGATTTGAATTTCGTGACCTCTACTAATATTGGAAAGAGAAATGCAACTAAATTaatgtgagatcccacatcgaccaaatggagagggggtgatgtgccttatatggcacacctcgcatcctcagAGCGTGAGGCCCTTGGGCTGCTGATAATGTAGGCAGGCCCGAGACAAATCCTTGTGGGCCCAGTCGTGGGTGCCAAAGAggacaatatcatgcttgGTAGAGTTTGGGTccagtccgctgcgccactctgacCTTGGTGAGGCCTTCTGGGAGCTTACTGGctttgggttcgtaggaactccaaagttaagcgagttggaggctagagcaatcccaggatgggtgaccaccctgggaagttgctctgtgagctcccatgaacaaatccgtgagggggggcgtcggcccagcccagagcggacaatatcatgcttgGTAGAGTTTGGGTagtccgctgcgccactctgaccttggggaggccttttgggagctcactggcttcgggttcgtaggaactccgaagttaagcgagttggaggctggagcaatcccgggatgggtgaccaccctgggaagttgcttcgtgagctcccagaaacaaaaccgtgcgggctggtgagaatgtagccaagcccaaagcggacaatatcctgctacggcggagccggtccggggtgtgacagtttggtatcagagccactctgccgtgtggtgcgagtgtgccgacgaggacgtcggatcccttaaggggggtggattgtgagatcccacatcgaccaaatggagagggggtgatgtgccttatatggcacacctcgcatcctcatagcgtgAGGCCCTTGGGCTGCCGATAATGTAGGCAGGCCCGAGACAAATCCTTGCGGGCCCAGTCGTGGGTGCCAAAGAggacaatatcatgcttgGTAGAGTTTGGGTccagtccgctgcgccactctgacCTTGGTGAGgccttctgggagctcactggctttgggttcgtaggaactccaaagttaagcgagtttgaggctagagcaatcccaggatgggtgaccaccctgggaagttgctctgtgagctcccaggaacaaatccgtgaggggggcgtcggcccagcccagagcggacaatatcatgctacggcggagccggtccggggtgtgacaattaAGAGCTAGTTGGTGTAGATTGTATTAGTTTAGATGCTTAGATGATATTATTCTTGTTGATAATGACTTTGGGAGGGTATCCAGACCCCACAATATTGGATAAAAACGTCATACAACTTTATTAAAACACCATACCAATCTTTTATTAGCCGTCGTTAATTAATTCTTCCGTTCATCATAATCCATTGTTCAAAAATTAAGCaggaataaaaaagaacaagagaGTAAAGTCTGAGGGCTGAAAAGACTAGACCAATTAGATTCTGTTAGTGGAACGAAccaacttggaaaattataTTGGATTCTTCTGGCCAGTGATGCTGATGTCTTCCTTTGTTTTAGAGACTTGATTACCAAGGTGAGCATAAAGTTGGCAGTGCCTTATTTTCTCCCCACAAGTTGACTTGTGTTCTATTTAGTCTTTGTGAATTAACAAAGCTACTGATATTCCTTGTTCAAAACTTAGCTGCTGCAGCAAGACATGGATGATCAATCAGACGGCAGACAAGGCAACGGCAGAAATCTGAAGCTACCGGTGCCGGGAAAGCGCAACATACTCATCACAAGCGCCTTGCCATACGTCAACAACATCCCTCACCTTGGCACCATCATAGGCTGTAATTCACTCCTGCTCTCCGTCTCTCTCTTTGACtgttgttttgattttcatttgtatTTGTCAAATGTTTTGCAGTTTATGATTCTATATCATACATATATGTGGTGCAGGTGTTCTGAGTGCTGATGTTTTCGCTAGATATTGTCGTCTTCGTGGATACAATGCGGTATACATATGTGGGACTGATGAGTATGGGACTGCAACAGAGACAAAGGCTAGGGAGGAAAATTGCACTCCACAGCAAATTTGTGACAAGTATCGCGATGCCTTTTGTTTCTAGTTTTGCCTTGACCTGTTGAAAATTATGCCTCCTGGGTTATGACTTATGAATGAACTTTTGATTTGTGGCTCTTGCTTTTGTAGATATTATGCAATTCATAAAGAGGTCTATGATTGGTTCGATATATGTTTCGATGAATTTGGACGCACCTCCACTCCCCAACAGACTGAAGTTTGCCAATCTATTTTCAAGAAACTGATGGAGAATGGATGGCTTACAGAAAACACAATGCAGCAGGTACATATTTATGTGCTTATGTTCATCTAATGTGTAACTCTTATGCTGCGTTTTTATTTgcagaagaaagaaactcaCTTTACTGCTAACCTAATAGATGTgtcattttctctttcaatgGTTTCGAATTTTGACAACAATCCAGCTCTTTTGTGAAACATGCAATCGTTTCTTGGCTGATCGGCTAGTTGAAGGCAGTTGTCCAATGCTAGATTGCAATTATGACTCTGCACGAGGGGACCAATGCGATAAGTGCGGAAAGCTGTTGAATCCAACTGAGCTTAAGGATCCTAGATGTAAAGTATGTTTGGCCTACTCGAATTTCATACTTTCTGCCAATGAATCTTGTTGGGATTTAGTTAAAACCTGTTATATGTACCTGCTTCTTCTAAACATTCCGTGGTTTTATATATACTTAAGAGTTGCAATCAACAGGTATGTCAGGCAAGACCATGTATACGTGACACAGACCACTTATTTCTAGAGCTCCCACTGTTGAAGGATAAATTGGAAGAATATATCAGTGACATGTCTGTTGCAGgatcttggagccagaatgcTATTCAAACTACATATGCATGGCTTAAAGAAGGAGTTAAATCCCGATGCATTACTAGGGACCTTAAGTGGGGGGTTCCTGTTCCACTTGAAAAATTTAAGGACAAGGTTAGCACTTGATTTATGTAACTGTTGAAGAGTTTCCCTTTGTTGATGTATATTTGGTAATTTGCAGGTTCCTTTGGTTTGTTAGATTTCATTTTACACGTGCAGATTGATAACTTTATTTTGCCAATTTTATGATGCTTaggttttttatgtatggtttgACGCGCCCATCGGTTATATCTCCATCACTTCATGCTACACGCCTGATTGGGAGAAGTGGTGGAAGAACCCCGAAGATGTTGAGCTGTACCAGTTCATGGGCAAGGATAATGTCCCATTCCACACTGTAAAAATGTTATCATCTCATGTATTCTGGAGTTCAGACTTCTATATCTGCCTGCCTGAAGTTTGTATGTGGTTTCCAAAATACTTATCTGCTGTAGAATTTGATTCTAGGTTATGTTCCCATCTACGCTTATTGGAACCGGAGAAAAGTGGACTTTAATGAAGAGCATTAGTGTTACAGAATATTTAATGTATGAAGCAGGTATGCATGAGCGAGAATACGCAATGATCTTCGTACAAGTTTGACATCTTGAAGTTTAAAATCATAATCTATTtatacttttcattttctaacaTTGATGGATGATGCAGGGAAGTTTTCCAAGAGCAAGGGTACAGGAATTTTTGGAAATGATGTGCAAGATACAAACATTCCCGTAGAAGTGTGGCGATATTACTTGCTAACTAACAGGCCAGAGGTAATCTGTTTTTCTGCGGCCAGGTGCTAGTGATTTCCAGTTCTTGCATTGTATTTGGATATTTGAAAATTCTAATGGTTGTTACtgatttatgtatttatttaatcaTGTCATGATTAGGTCTCAGACACATTGTTTACATGGACGGACTTGCAAGCAAAACTAAATACTGAGCTGCTGAATAACTTGGGAAATTTCATTAACCGAGTGTTGAGCTTCATCGCAAAACCTCAGGGTTGGTTAATTAGCTGGCTGCAGACATGAAATTGAGAGAAAATTTGCTGAGTTAGTGCTTCACATAGAACTTATTGCTTGACTTAAGTCATGCttctatgaaatttttttttgcaggaCTAGGATATGGATCTATTATTCCTGATGCTTCTGGTGGTGAATCACATTCCTTGACAAAAAGGTTTGCAGAAAGAATTGGTATATGTGTGGACCAATACATAGAAGCAATGGAGAAGGTGATTTCTTGTGCAAATGAGTCTTTTCTATATAGCTatattcttctattttttccatttttgcaCTATGATTTACGAAGAAGTTGCATTATCTCCGATCGATTTGATATAACAGGTCAAGCTAAAGCAAGCACTGAAAATTGCAATGAGCATATCCAGTGAGGGCAATGCATATTTACAAGTAAGCTCATAAAAGCTAAAGCGAGCACTGAAAACTGTCTTCAAGTATTGTTTATTTACTAAAGACATGTTACTGATATGTATGCAGGAGAGCCAATTCTGGAAACTTTACAAGCAAGATCAAGCTTCTTGCTCTCTTGTTGTGAAAACTTCTGCTGGACTGGTTTATCTTCTTGCATGCTTGCTAGAGCCTTTCATGCCTTCATTTTCTCTCAAGGTATGACATTATAGTCTTTTGCATCCAACACAGTTTTGCCTCATTATATTTACTCTATTCTACCACCTCACCTTGATACTTTTGCTTTTCATGATACCTAAGGTGCTAAAGGAGCTCAATCTGCCGCCCGAAAATCAATTTTCGCTTCGCAATGAGAATGGAGATCTTGAGAAGGCAAAGAAACCATGGGAAATATTACCTGCGGGTCATAAGATTGGGACACCAGATCCTTTGTTTAAAGAATTGGTATGCATATACATTTCATCATGCATAATCCCCAGTATCCATTTCAATTCCTTTTTGCAAATGCAATGTAATCATTTAACTTCTTGTTTCACAGAAAGATGAAGAAGTGGAGGCCTTCAGGAAGAAGTTTTCTGGAAGTCAAGCTGAAAGGGTTGCTAAGGGAGAAGCTGAAGCAAGGAAATTAGCTGAGCAATTGGAGCAAACAAAAGTTTAATGCTTACTTTTATGATTATATTCCCTGCTGTATGGATGCTACTACACTGGTTATATAATCTGAATATAATTATTATGAGTTTTAAATACAATGTTTCTAAAACCAAGTAGCTAACTTCTGAATTAAAATCAGCTTCGCAAGACACTTGTTGGCCACGACAGTGTGCCCAAATGAATTCGCAAGGCACGTGTTTATAAAATTGCTTtgttaaaacaaaaacctatATTTTctcgaattgaaaatcaaaagtATTTTGCATATAGGAAATTATACTTCGTAAGAAGAAAGTTTCAGTCATTTTGAGAGTAAGAGCagaaataagtttttattgaGCAAtggaacaaacaaaaaaaagaaacagaaaaattatAGGAAATTATACTtcataagaagaaaatttcagTCATTTTGAGAGTAAGAGCAGAAAGAAGCTTTATTGAGCAATggaacaaacagaaaaaagaaacagaaaaacaatcgccgtctgtgggaatcgaACCCACGACCACACGGTTAAAAGCCGTGCGCTCTACCGGCTGAGCTAAGACGGCACTTGCGACTACAGGTCATAAAGTGTTTTATTTAAGTGCTCGACGCCCGCTAGTTTTTCTCCAATTTCAGTTTCTCTCTATTTGCTCAACTCGAGTGAGAACAGCACGAGCACGAAGTCGAGAGGTTCAGTGCCTCAACAACCATGGCGGAAATCACAGAACCTTTGCTTCCTGCAAAAGAAGCCCCAGAAACATCTAAACCGCAAGAGCCAGCATTAGATTTCGATCCCAAAACCATGCGCAAAACGAAACCAGGAGTCAAGCGTCTGATCCTAACTGTCTCAGTCCTCTTCTCCTTCGTTCTAGgtcacctctctctctctctctctctagatatatatatatatatatatatatgtttctctctcttatttCTATTTGCCTCTTTCTTACTTTGATTTTGCATATAGGTGTCCCGTTCATATACAAATCCGTGGAAATCTACCGCGCGCCATTGCCGTTTCGAGAAATCGAATCCCTCTCAGCTCAAATCGATTCCAAACCATTCCAATTCCCATGTCGTTTACAAGCAATCTTCATCGGCTTCGACTGGAAATCCTCCATTGCCACTCTAGAATCTTCCATCCTCAcccaaatgaccaaattgacCTCCCAAACTCCCCAATGTGGCACCTGTAGCCCCAACCACACCGTCTCAGTAATCCTAAAATCGAATTCCCAGTGTCTCCAATCCCGAACCACTTCCTGTTCGCCGGAATGTGGCGCCATCCGCTCCATTGAGTTGGACGGCGACGATGAGGCCGTAGATGAGGCTCTGGAGTCTGTGCTGGGAGGTTGTTCGGGTTCCAACTCGGGTTCAGGTGGGGAGGTGTATagtgtggtggtggtgaataGGGGCGAGGAGGTGAGAGCCGTGGTGGGCAAGTACAGGCACGCTTGGATTGTTGGTAGGGTTTCGGAGGCCGAGGCGGTGTCGAGGGCGGCAGAGATATTTGTTAAAGTGTTTGTGAATGGCGGGAAGGAGGAAGGTTTGATTCATGGAGAGTTTATGCCTGTTGGGGCAGATGGAACGGTTGTTCTTTCGTTTAATCTGCTGAATGCAGACCCACGTGATTGGGTTTATGATTGGTATGGAgctttttcataaattcattTTAAGCTCAGTTGTTCTGAGTATCATGGTGCTATGTTGACATGATTGATTTGTGTGAATGATTATTTCTTCGTCTGAATTATGGTAAAATTTAAGTTGAATAGTCTGATAGCTTATTAGGTGACTCTCATTTTGTATATGCTTGAACACTTGTTGAAATGAAGTCCAAATAGTTATCTTCAAGTGTGTTCATCATGCATTCGTTTTATACCGCAGGGACTTTCAATCAGTAGATGAGACTCTGTTGGCCCCTATTATTGAGGCAATGAAACCCGTAGCAAACATAAGCGTGGAAAGTCAGGTAGGAGATCTTCTGTTTTCTCTTGAAAATGGTAATACCATTGAATTTGTGGTATTGTGATCTGAGTTTGTTCTTTTGGGCAGGTGTTATACCATATGCCGAAGTCCTCATTGTCTTACTGGGATGACAAGTGGGACAGTTACATCTTTAGTACCAAGGATCTACCTTTCTTTGTATGCTCCATTAGCCTTTCACTTCTCATGATATGATTGttaactagagaaagaattaTATTACTACttacattttctttaaattcGTGACTGTTTGGGTACAAACTCTAGAAGACCATTAATATGCCTGTATATGTGGGTAGATGTTTGTATTGTTCTATATATATCCATATATGTGTTCATGGACAAACTTCTTAATATGGAATTACTGtcattatttataataacaaTGTTGGTTAAATTTAATAGGTGAATTCAAATGAGTGGCACTTGGATACATCCATCGCAGCTGGTGGGAGGTCAAAGATGTTGCACTTTGTGATGTATATTTCTAACTCAATCCTTTTTGTTattcaattaattttcttgatatattttctgatTGTTAGGTTGTGATCATATTGAGTTGAAATTCCCCTTCAATTTGTTGTTAGATATATCCCGTCTGCTAAGGAATGCCCTCTTCTCCTACAGCTTCCAGATGGAGAGATTTCTAAGACAAATAGCTTTATATCTCCAGTTAGTTATCATGCCTTCATCATCTTTAAATTTAGTgttctctgatttttcttgtGGAATGTTCTGATCTGAATAAATTGATTGGCATGTTACAGATGTGGGGAGGCGTTATTGTTTGGAATCCCCAAACCTGTCGGAAGGATTCAGAAAGTAAGCGTCCTTCTAGGCATACAATTTCGCATCAGGTTAGAAGCTTTTTATAATATTGTCCAATTGTATGACTTGTCCTTCTCTTGAACATGgggttttcaatttaaaagTGGAAGTGCATCAAAGCTTACCTACGTCTTTGTACTTGTAAATAGTGTTACTTCATTTTCTGCCATGTTGAATTGGAAGCTCAATATAGATCATTTTTACTGAAAAAACGTTTAAAGCTTACTGAAGAATAATTGAAATACCTACTGGAGGAGATGGTAGGATTAGGTCTGTTGGAGTGGTAATATGTaccttgtaatttttttacatgGAGCCTTATTGGAtattgaagaaatcaaaagcATGTACATCTTAAGTTTCCTAATTCTATCCTCTGAGGcatatgaaaaaattgttTCTCTAGAAAAATGTTCAAATTACACAAGGAAATGAATTTGTATGTGCCACATCACAGACTAGAAGTCCATATTCTATTATCGCAGATTGATGCGTGCACATTCTGAAACAGGATCTACAGAAGGTTTTTGAAGTTTTCATGGGGCAGTTCCGGCaactttttggttttaaatcTGATAACCTATATGTTGGGGCTTCAGGCACGTCCAGCCTTTTAGCTAGTGAAAGGGGCTTCACGGTATGGTAAGAACATTCTGGTTGAAGTGAAGTTAGAAACCTTGTGGTTTAAGCTATTTCTGGAATCGATTTTTAAGGGTATTCAGCAAAATGAGGGTATTCTTAGTGATCAGTCTTCTGCAGGGAATTGGATGTCTTATCGCGGATGCATACGTGTTTTAATCTTCATTCGTGTGCTACAACCCTTGGATCTCTTTCCAGATTGGTATGTCTCTCGTCGTTTACTTTTGTTGAGTTTAGGCATTAATGAACCTATTTCTCTGATTAAGCCAGATTTGCATGAGAGTGACAATTTTTTCCGTGCAGGTTCAATCCTTACCGAGGATGATTATCATGGATGAGATTGGGAAGCAGGTGACAAATCAATAGcacaatatttttaatgttcCATTTTACATAAGTAGCATAAAGGTTTCTCCAAAAGTTGTTATGCTGAAGAACTGTTGCATAATTGCATTTAgttgtttgtatatatttaaCAAATGTGTTCATATcctgatgaataactgaattggTATTCATTTAGCTTCAGCTGTATTAAAGTCATAACTCCTCTTTATGATCaacttagttttttttttattttaaactctTGTGCTTCTAATCTGTTTCTGGATATGCTAAGAGAATAAGTAGCTAAGTTTTGTGGCCTTCTCCTTGAGCAGGTAAAGTATTCTCTGGAGGCAGCAAAGTTGGCTCAAAGTAATGCCTCACATGGTATTTATAATGCTTCAGCTGGTATGTTCGTATACGCCTTGTTGATAGTTTACTTGTGGTATTCATTTCAAGGATCTGGTGTGTATATAATCTCATATTGCAAAGAAACTCAAACAAATAGTTGTTTTATCGTCAGTGTCCTCTAGGCAAGCAAGATCTCTAGCAGAGGATGCATTTTTTCATCCATCAATCATGTCGGTCAGCTACTATTCGTTCGAGCACTGTTTTGCCGTCTATTCGGTTTGTTTCCAAGACCTGCTTATTTTCGAGCACTAAAAATTTAATGCAATGACTGTTCTGATAAGTGGTGTTGTGATATGTGTACAGCCTTTCTTTCTGCCAGTTTCGATACATGTCCTCCTAGCAGCTGTAAGAGAATGGAGAAGGCACAAGCAAGAAAATAAGAAGTACTTAGCATGGAAGACCAAAGTTGTGTCATCTTGAGGAGATGATATCACTAAAATCGATTGAGTTTGACACAAAGCAAGGCTCCATTCCATTATTTGTGTTCGAGCGGAGAATAGATTAGATTGATTTAGAATAGTTTAGATAATCACTTgtattagaagaaaaagaaaatgcaatTAACTGTCGGTGATATTTCTTGTGGCGTTGGGATTTAGTGACAAAGGAAGTAGGGAAAAGTCGTGATTTTTTTGATCTCATCCCATTACTGTACCAAAAAACATGCTTCTTTTGAGCACATGCTGTGGATTTAAATTCAATAGCAAACCAATTGTTAATTAGTTCCAGTTTCCCATTGATGTACTAAAAAAATGCTTCTTTTGATCAAATGCCCTGGAGTTGAATTCTAAATAGGAAACAATTGTTAATTAGTTCAAGTTTCCCATTAATGTTAATCGGCAGGAGTGGAAGTGGAAGTGGAACGCTGAGTGAGCTCTTGGTTCTTGCTGAGAAGCCTTTGGTTTTCGCGGAGCAGCTCCTGATTCTCCTGGACATGCTTTTTGACCTTCTCAAACGCCTTTTCGGCGTTCCGCTTCGTCTCATTCAGCATCTCCCGGTCCTTTTGGGTAAACCCCTGAAATTAGTGGCCTGGGGAGGGTGGGCGTTTGGAGAACAGCTTCCCCAAACCCCTCTTCATTGCTTGGAGCACCATTTTTTTGCAGTTTCTGTctgcaaaaataaaaccagAATAAATCTCTCATTGCCTTTATAAAGTGCCAGGCCAggtgaaaaattcaaaaattcaaagttgACCTTGGTTgataaaaatgttaaaatataaaatatt
Proteins encoded:
- the LOC117638216 gene encoding putative pentatricopeptide repeat-containing protein At3g25060, mitochondrial, yielding MVNKYKIPPGEKHFACMVDLLARARRVEEAYELIDSMNTEPGITVWVALLAGCHNHRKLSIGEVAAKKVLELKPDDLGIYVLVSNFYAMARKWDDVAGMKKMMKHTGTKKVPGYSVVEVNGELHAFLMEDKTHPHHEDIILLLKKLDQDMRSVGYIPRTEFMLHNFEEEHSSEQR
- the LOC117638214 gene encoding putative pentatricopeptide repeat-containing protein At3g25060, mitochondrial, which produces MQLLPCPSRLRSLLLSCKDKASTAKIHALMILTGTITHGNSNARLIATYARIGDIVSARKVFDKLSQRGIHAWNAMIIAYSRQYCPSEVVSLYHQMILDRVRPDSSTFTVALKACASTLDLKTGEEIWSKAVNCGYEYDVFVGSSVLNLYAKCGKMDEAVVVFNKMPRRDLVCWTTMVTGFVQSGRPMEAVDMYKRMQNEGMEFDGVVLMGLVQACASLGDLRLGLSVHGFMIRTGLPMDVMVQTSLVHMYAKSGHLELASCVFNKMPYKNAISWGALISGFAQNGFAGHALEMLVEMQGSGFEPDSVSLVCALLACSQVGFLKLDCFQRLDLLECHDCKLWDSWAWRGSSSTLPPDDGDERKT
- the LOC117638262 gene encoding GPI transamidase component PIG-S isoform X1, producing the protein MAEITEPLLPAKEAPETSKPQEPALDFDPKTMRKTKPGVKRLILTVSVLFSFVLGVPFIYKSVEIYRAPLPFREIESLSAQIDSKPFQFPCRLQAIFIGFDWKSSIATLESSILTQMTKLTSQTPQCGTCSPNHTVSVILKSNSQCLQSRTTSCSPECGAIRSIELDGDDEAVDEALESVLGGCSGSNSGSGGEVYSVVVVNRGEEVRAVVGKYRHAWIVGRVSEAEAVSRAAEIFVKVFVNGGKEEGLIHGEFMPVGADGTVVLSFNLLNADPRDWVYDWDFQSVDETLLAPIIEAMKPVANISVESQVLYHMPKSSLSYWDDKWDSYIFSTKDLPFFVNSNEWHLDTSIAAGGRSKMLHFVIYIPSAKECPLLLQLPDGEISKTNSFISPMWGGVIVWNPQTCRKDSESKRPSRHTISHQDLQKVFEVFMGQFRQLFGFKSDNLYVGASGTSSLLASERGFTVWELDVLSRMHTCFNLHSCATTLGSLSRLVQSLPRMIIMDEIGKQVKYSLEAAKLAQSNASHGIYNASAVSSRQARSLAEDAFFHPSIMSVSYYSFEHCFAVYSPFFLPVSIHVLLAAVREWRRHKQENKKYLAWKTKVVSS
- the LOC117637899 gene encoding probable methionine--tRNA ligase, with the protein product MDDQSDGRQGNGRNLKLPVPGKRNILITSALPYVNNIPHLGTIIGCVLSADVFARYCRLRGYNAVYICGTDEYGTATETKAREENCTPQQICDKYYAIHKEVYDWFDICFDEFGRTSTPQQTEVCQSIFKKLMENGWLTENTMQQLFCETCNRFLADRLVEGSCPMLDCNYDSARGDQCDKCGKLLNPTELKDPRCKVCQARPCIRDTDHLFLELPLLKDKLEEYISDMSVAGSWSQNAIQTTYAWLKEGVKSRCITRDLKWGVPVPLEKFKDKVFYVWFDAPIGYISITSCYTPDWEKWWKNPEDVELYQFMGKDNVPFHTVMFPSTLIGTGEKWTLMKSISVTEYLMYEAGKFSKSKGTGIFGNDVQDTNIPVEVWRYYLLTNRPEVSDTLFTWTDLQAKLNTELLNNLGNFINRVLSFIAKPQGLGYGSIIPDASGGESHSLTKRFAERIGICVDQYIEAMEKVKLKQALKIAMSISSEGNAYLQESQFWKLYKQDQASCSLVVKTSAGLVYLLACLLEPFMPSFSLKVLKELNLPPENQFSLRNENGDLEKAKKPWEILPAGHKIGTPDPLFKELKDEEVEAFRKKFSGSQAERVAKGEAEARKLAEQLEQTKV
- the LOC117638262 gene encoding GPI transamidase component PIG-S isoform X2, which codes for MAEITEPLLPAKEAPETSKPQEPALDFDPKTMRKTKPGVKRLILTVSVLFSFVLGVPFIYKSVEIYRAPLPFREIESLSAQIDSKPFQFPCRLQAIFIGFDWKSSIATLESSILTQMTKLTSQTPQCGTCSPNHTVSVILKSNSQCLQSRTTSCSPECGAIRSIELDGDDEAVDEALESVLGGCSGSNSGSGGEVYSVVVVNRGEEVRAVVGKYRHAWIVGRVSEAEAVSRAAEIFVKVFVNGGKEEGLIHGEFMPVGADGTVVLSFNLLNADPRDWVYDWDFQSVDETLLAPIIEAMKPVANISVESQVNSNEWHLDTSIAAGGRSKMLHFVIYIPSAKECPLLLQLPDGEISKTNSFISPMWGGVIVWNPQTCRKDSESKRPSRHTISHQDLQKVFEVFMGQFRQLFGFKSDNLYVGASGTSSLLASERGFTVWELDVLSRMHTCFNLHSCATTLGSLSRLVQSLPRMIIMDEIGKQVKYSLEAAKLAQSNASHGIYNASAVSSRQARSLAEDAFFHPSIMSVSYYSFEHCFAVYSPFFLPVSIHVLLAAVREWRRHKQENKKYLAWKTKVVSS